The Longimicrobium sp. genome segment GTGAGGTTTCTGGTTGACGCGCAGCTTCCACGGCGGTTCGCGGGATGGTTGCCGGTTGCGTTAGTGACCGCGAGGTACTGAATAGAAGCCGAACAGCGCAGAAGTAAAGCAGCCGCGGGCATACTGTCCACGGCTGCCGATGTTTACGCGCTCGACCGCCGCACCACCTCCACCGCCATGCCTGGGTACACCGTCAGGCACACCAGCTCACGGCGGCACACTGAATGCGGCGCGAGCGCACCTCCACCACCTACAACTCATACTTCGAATCACGCGACATGGAAGCATCGTACTCACCGCCCGTGGCGCAGCTGCTGGAGCTTGGCGAGGAACCGGCTCGCCAGAGCCCGTGGCACGACTACCTGGCGCTGGGGCTCACGCGAGAGCACGTGCCGGAGCTGATCCGACTGCTCACCGACCCGGACGTGCAGGAATACGACGAGGAAAGCGCACGGGGGTTCTGGCCGCCGATCCACGCGTGGCGAGCGCTGGGGCAGCTTCAGGCGGAGGAGGCGCTGGAGCCGCTCGCGACGCTCCTCCAGGAGCCGGAGGACGAGGAGGACGACTGGAGGCTCACTGATATTCCGAGAGTGCTCGGGATGATCGGCCCGGCCGCGATCCCGGTAGCCCAGAGAATCGTGGCGCGGGAAGAGCTCGACGTATATACCCGCTACGCCGCCATGGCCGTCCTGAGCGAGGTGGCGACCCGCTGGCCGGAGGCGCGGGACCAGTCCGTCGAGATCCTGACCGGGTACCTCCACGACTGGGAAAACCGCGATCCCGAGTTCAACGCCTTCGTGATTTCACATCTCATGCACATCGGCGCGACGGAGGCCGCACCCCTCATCACCGACGCGTTCGAGGCGGGCGCGGTGGATCTTTCGCTGGTCGGCGACTGGGAGGACGTGCAGGTGGAGATGGGATTGCTCGCCGAACGCACCACGCCGCGCGCAGACAATTTCCCGTACAAGATGCGTAGTTCGTCGGCTCCCCCGCCGGAGGCGGCGCCCAGGCACGCCCGCTCCACCCAGAAGGCGAAGAACCGCCGCAAGGACGCCAGGGCTTCACGCAAGCGCAACCGGCGGAAGTAGGCGCCTGCGATCAGGCCAGCGATAGATCGGTTTGCGTGGTGGCGACGGGGCCCGCAGGCCGCTCATTGCGGAGGGCCTGGTCCAGCCGCTCCACGAAGCGGCGCTTCTTCATGTGCCGCTCGCGAACGGCGACGGTGCGCGCATCCGACTCGTCTTTTCGGCCGTCTCGCACCGCGATCTCGCGGAGGTCGATCAGGAGCCGCACGGCCTCGTCGTAAGCCCCGGCGTTCTTTTGAGCGGCGAGCTCGTCCACCCGCGCCCAGGATTCCTCCTCGCGCTCCGCGATCGCGTCCAGGCGGCGCTCGCGGGCGGCGGCCTCCGCGCGTTCGCGCCGCGCCAGGTCCCGCGCGGCCTCCAGCTCCTCGACGCGGACCCGCTCCGCCGCGATCCGCTCCGCCGCCTCGAGCAGATCCGCCACGGTGCGGGGCTCCGCCTGCTCCGGCCGGACTCGGCCTGCGCCTCGCGGAAACGGCGCAGAAGCTCCGCGCGCACGGAGGCGGGGTCGCGCTCGGCCACCTGCGCGAGAAGGTCGGCGGCTTCGGCGGCGGGGAGCGCGGCGACCCAGGCCCGTACCGCCGCCGGGTCATCGGCGGGAACGGTGCTGGCGCTGCCCTCCGCCGCGGCCGCGATCAGGTCCGGATCGATGCGCAGGAAGTCCGCGAAGGCGTGCTGCGCGGGCGTGAGATCGCCGAGCCCCGGCGGAACCGGTGGCTCCAGCTCCTCGTCCGCCACCTCGCCGGAATAGACGCACAGGAGCCACCCGAGATACAGCGCCCGGTGGTCCCCGCTCGCGATCTCGCCGCGCACCGCGACGATGGATGCAAGCAGCCCCGACGGCTCCAGCCATTCGTCGTCCCCGCCGTCCAGCTCACTGGTGAAGCAGAGGATCACGGGCTCGCCATCCGCCGACGCCGGAGGGCCGGGGCAGTACGGGTGGGCGGTCTCCAGCGCCAGCGAACCGGGTGGAAGGCGCAAGAAGATCTCGCGCGTTCCCCAGTTCGCCAGGTACAGGAAGGCGTCGAAGTACTGCTCCACCCAGGCGAACGCATCTCCCTTGAAGTCGCCCCAGTGGTACTCGTTCACGAACCGCGTGGGCGTGATCTCGGCGCGCGTGGAGACGGCGCGCAGCTCGCGCATCTCGGCCGGGGAGAGCTTCCGGTCGATCGCCAGGAACTCGTAGTACTGGTATTCGCTCATCTGGATCGTTTTCTTCTGGATGATGCGCCGCGCCGCGGACGGAGCTACCGCGCGGCGTGCACGGAGCGAGCGGTGCCTGGATCACCACCGCGCCGGGGCGGCGGTTCGCCGCGGAGGACGAACCGGTCCAGATCGGCCTTGAGCGAATCGATGAGACCCTCATGGTGGGCGGCCTGGCGGAGAACGGACATCTCGGCGACCAGGCCCGGGAAGAGGCGTGCGGAAGTCTGAACGGCGGCAGGGTCGAGCGCCGCGCTGCCGGCGCGCACTGCCGCCCGGTAGTCTTCCGGCTCCATGCGCCACGGGCTTGCGGACGCGGCATAGCGGTCGAGCACCGCCGCGGCGATCTCCAGCCCTCCAGCATCGAAGTCTCCGCTGTAGAAGAGATGGACCCCGGTTTCCGTGAGAAGCCGGAGCAGCTGATGGTCGGCGGTGTTCAGGTTACCGTTGGTGCAGATGAGCGTGGGGTGGTGGTCGGCACGATAGTGGGCGTTCACGTGCCGTACGAGCGCCGCGAAGACGGTGGGGTTCTCCACCACGAAAGCGACATCCCTCCAGGCGCGCACGTCTCCGCCCAGCTCAGCCAGGGAGTAGAGCGTCAGCGGACGATCCACCCCCTTTTTGCGAAGCACCCTCAGGTATTCGTCGTCCCCGCACAGGCCAAAGGTGTCCACGCGTACGGAGACCGGATCGCGCGCGATCCCCGCCTCGGACAGCAGAAGGGTCCGCCAGGCCACGGTACGACGCTCCTCGCGCCGCGCCGCTTCCGGGAAGGTGAACTCCAGTGCCCGCAGGAGGAGCGCGCCGGCGGGGCGGTCGGCGTCCAGCCCATGCGCGTTTCCAGTGACCTCGTTCGCCAGCTCCGCCAGGTAGATGGGCGGCGAGGCGCTCCCCGGCATGCAGTCGAACACCCGCGCGACGGCACGCACGGCGTCCAGCAGCGTCGCCTCGCCCCAGCGGTGGAAGTCCGCGCGGAGCGCCGACTCACCCGCGTGCAGCCACGTCATCATCCGGGTCTGCGCGCCCATGGAGAGCCCTAGCGAAGGGAGCATCTGGAAACAGCGGCTGATGGCGCGCTCCCTCGCGGCCAGCGCACGCTCCTCCCCTTCCTTCTTCCAGACGATGGGCGCACCGAGGTGAAGCTCCAGCGCTTCGCGGAGCGAACACCGAAACCGGGTCCTCTCCCGAAGGATCCGGTCGATCTCGGCCACGCGCATCGTGCCACCCGGACGCAAGAGCCTGCCGACCAGGTCGTGCAGCGCATCGGCCTGATCCGGCGTCTCGATGGTGAGCACCCCCTTTGGCGCGCCGTGCCGCTCCAACGAGCGGTGCAGCGCATCCAGCAGTGGAGCAAAAGCGGGGTTCCGCAGGAGCGTGAGCAGATCCTCGACGACGTCACGTCGCACGCTCCACCTCCCGGGCCCGCGGGGTCTCGACGCCGAGGAGCTCGTCGCCGATGAAGTCGAAGCGGCGCTCGCCGTCCCACACGGAGAGGGTGGGGGCGACGGTGATGCCGTCCGAGAGCATCTCGTAGGTG includes the following:
- a CDS encoding DUF1186 domain-containing protein translates to MRRERTSTTYNSYFESRDMEASYSPPVAQLLELGEEPARQSPWHDYLALGLTREHVPELIRLLTDPDVQEYDEESARGFWPPIHAWRALGQLQAEEALEPLATLLQEPEDEEDDWRLTDIPRVLGMIGPAAIPVAQRIVAREELDVYTRYAAMAVLSEVATRWPEARDQSVEILTGYLHDWENRDPEFNAFVISHLMHIGATEAAPLITDAFEAGAVDLSLVGDWEDVQVEMGLLAERTTPRADNFPYKMRSSSAPPPEAAPRHARSTQKAKNRRKDARASRKRNRRK
- a CDS encoding TIGR02679 family protein; the encoded protein is MRRDVVEDLLTLLRNPAFAPLLDALHRSLERHGAPKGVLTIETPDQADALHDLVGRLLRPGGTMRVAEIDRILRERTRFRCSLREALELHLGAPIVWKKEGEERALAARERAISRCFQMLPSLGLSMGAQTRMMTWLHAGESALRADFHRWGEATLLDAVRAVARVFDCMPGSASPPIYLAELANEVTGNAHGLDADRPAGALLLRALEFTFPEAARREERRTVAWRTLLLSEAGIARDPVSVRVDTFGLCGDDEYLRVLRKKGVDRPLTLYSLAELGGDVRAWRDVAFVVENPTVFAALVRHVNAHYRADHHPTLICTNGNLNTADHQLLRLLTETGVHLFYSGDFDAGGLEIAAAVLDRYAASASPWRMEPEDYRAAVRAGSAALDPAAVQTSARLFPGLVAEMSVLRQAAHHEGLIDSLKADLDRFVLRGEPPPRRGGDPGTARSVHAAR